From Halomarina ordinaria:
GACGGTGTAGACGGGGTTGAGCGACGTCAGCGGGTCCTGGAAGATCATCGCGATGCCCTTCCCGCGGAGCGCCCGCAGGGCGGGCTTCGAGGCGTTCGTCACCTCGACGTACCCGCCGGTGCCGTCCCGGACGACGAAGGCCTCCTCGTCGGTGACGCCGAGGCGGGTGGTGTACCCACGCTCGACGAGGCGACGCATGTCGACGTCGCCCTCCCTGACGAGCAGTTTCGCGTCGTGGACGTCGTACTCGCCGTCGGTGAGTTCCTCCGGCGTGACGCCGTCGTCGAACAGGCGCTCGACGAGCGTGACGACGTCGTGGTTCTGTCGCAGGTCGTCGACGTCGACCGTCCGCTTCGGGAAGCGGCCGGCGAGTCGCTCGACGGTCTCCGGGTCGCTGAAGCGGATGCTCCCGCCCATGATGCGCCCCGGCGAGTCGACCAGCCCCATGATGGAGCGAGCGGTGACGGACTTGCCCGACCCGCTCTCGCCGACGATGCCGACGGTCTCGCCCTCGCGGATGGTGTAGGAGATGTCGTCGACCGCGCGAATGGTCTCCTTGTCCGTGAAGAACGTCGTCTGCAGGTGCTCGACGGCCAGCACCGGCTCGCGGTTGAGCTGGATGCTCATCCGCCACCTCCGGTCGCGGCGGCCTCAGACGCCGCCTCGCCGCCGGTGTCGCTCTGCGGGTCGATGGCGTCGCGGATGCCGTCGCCGAGGGCGTTGAACGCCGTCACCACGAGCACGATGAGGACCCCCGGGATGAGCGCGATGTGCCAGGAGGCGGTCGTGACGTACGACCGGCCGTTGGCGACGATCTGTCCCCACTCCGGCGTCGGCGGGTTGATGCCGATGCCGAGGTACGACAGCGCCGACGTGGTGATGATGATGCCGCCGATGGTCATCGAGGCGTAGACGAGCAGGTAACCGACCACGTAGGGGAGCATGTGCTTGCGCATGGTGACGGTCGAGCGCTGCCCGTAGCTCCGGGCGGCGTCGACCCACTCCTGCTCGGAGACCTGCATCGCGGGGCCGCGGATGGCGCGCCAGATGCCCGGCCAGTAGAGGAAGCCGAACACCAGCGCGATGAGCAACCCGCCGTTGTAGAAGTCCGCTATCCAGTGGTCGGAGAACACCACCGACATGAGGATGAGCAACAGGATGGCCGGGATGGCCTGAATCGAGTCGCTCACCACCACCGCCGTGAGGTCGGCCAGGCCCTTGTAGTAGGCCGTCAGCAGGCCGAGGAAGACGGCGATGAAGCCGCTGATGCCGATGGCGAGCAGGCCGACGAACAGCGAGACGCGCGCGCCGTAGGCGAGGGAGGTGAACAGGTCACCTCCCGGCGTCGGTAACGTCCCGAGCGGGTGGAACCGACCGTAGTCGTCGTACTCGCCGATGGAGACCGTGTTCTCGGGGTTGCTCCCGCCCGAGGAGGCCGACGCGAGGTTGGCCGTCCCGTGGTTGGTCTCGAGGACCTCGCCCGACCCCTCGTCGTAGTACTCGAAGGAGGCACCGTACGGCCTGATGGTGTCGTCCTGGTAGGTGATGGGCGCCAGCGTCGGCGCGAACATCGCGAGGCCGATGAACAGCAGGACGACGACGAAGCCGAACTGTCCCCAGCGGTGGTCGCGGAGGCGCTCGACGACGTCGTCGCGCGGCGTCCAGTCGGCGTAGCGGTAGTGTCTGACGAAGACGTCGTAGCCCTTCCAGAGCCAGTAGACGAAGAAGAACAGGTAGGCGTAGACGAGCACGAACCGGATGGACCAGGAGACGCCCGGCGAGAGGCCGAGGAACGTCCCTTCCCACCCGCCGGCCGCCGTCCGGTGGCCCTGGTTCGGGACGACGTCGCGCGAGAGCAGCGTCGGTATCTGCCCGGCGGCGGTGCGGGCGCTGTCGATGGCGCTCTCCGCGGACGCGATGAGGCCGGTCAGGTCGACGATGCCGTTCAAGATGCCCCCGACGACCTGGACGAAGAACTCGAGGGTCGCGAGTGCCATGCCGATGAGCGCGCCGAACTCCACGAGGAGCAACAGCGCGAACACCCCGCCCCAGACGAGCGCGGGGCGCGGGTTCTCCTGAATCCGCTTTCGAAGCGGGAGTTCCTGGGTGTACTGTGTCTGACTCATGTTATTCGTACCCGATCCGTGGGTCGATGACGGTGTACAGGAAGTCCTGAATGATGTTCACGCTGAGGGTGATGAGGACGAAGACGAACAGCAGCGACCCCGCGACCGGGAGGTCGCCCTGTATCGTCGCGTCGAAGAACAACTTCCCCAGCCCGTTGATGCCGAACACCGACTCGACGACGACGGACCCGCCGATGAGCAGGAACGCCTCGGCGGTGATGACCGGCACGAGTGGGATGAGGGCGTTGCGGAAGACGTGCTTCCAGACGATGACGCGCTCGGAGAGGCCCTTCGCCCGGGCCGTCTCGACGTAGTTCGAGTTGATGGTCTCGAGCACCGCGGTCCGCCCGATACGCATCTCGTTGCCCATCGACGCCGACCCGAGCACGAGCGCGGCCGGCATGATCTGCTTGATGGCGACGAGCAACGCGTTCCACCCCTCGGCGTCGTACGTCGGGACGATGCCGTCGAACGCGACGGGACTCAGGTTCCCGAGCGGCGGGGCGGTGATGACGTCCGTACTGACGACGAAGTCGTTCCACGCGAACGCCCCGTTCGTCAGCGACCCGGAGTTGATGAGTATCTCGGCGAGGATGATGCCGAGCCAGAAGTTCGGCATGGCCCGCCAGACGATGCCGCCGAAGGAGGCGGAGTAGTCCGAGAACGTGTTGGGGTTCAGCCCGGCGTAGAAGCCGAGCGGGATGCCGATGAACAGCGCGATGAGCACCGACCAGAACCCGAGCCAGATGGTGCGCGGCGCACGACTGGCGATGAGGTCGGTGACGCTCGTCCCGCGGCTGATGACCCACGACTGGCCCAGTTCGAACGTCAGCAGACCAATCATGAAGTCGATGTACTGCTCCCACAGGGGAATCTGGTTCCCCTGGGCGTCGACGATACCGATACTCTTGGCGACGGCGAGCCGGTACGCCGGGTCGTTGTTCGTCCCGACGACGGCCGAGACGGGGTCGGTCGGTCCAACTCGCAGTATGAGGAAGGCGAGCGACATCGAGAACAACAGGATGGGTATCGCGAGTACCAGCCGCCGGAGGAAGTAACTCCACCGGCTCATGGTACCCCACCGCTGTCGACTCGCTGGCACGCGCGGCGGTGGTACGGGGTACCGCCGTCGCTGCAGGTGTGATTCATTGTAGCGTATGACCTGATTTTTCGTTGCGGCAATTATGTCTTTCTATCCCTTTGCTTACCGTCAAAAATCGAACCGCCGGAGACGGGGTTACTCGCCGCTCTCGTTGCCCGTCGTCTCGTTCGGGTCGGCGGCCTCGTCGGGGCGGTCCTCGACGTCCTGCTCGAGCCAGAAGGTGTTGTACTTCTGGCGCGAGGGACCCATCGCGCCGAACTTCGGCGCGTGGAAGTAGTCGTAGCTGAAGCGTTCGGTGGCGCCGTGGAAGACGTTCACGAGGACGACGTCCTCCCAGTTGGCCTCCTCCATCTGGATGTAGGCCTCGTTGCGGGCCTCCTCCGCCTCGTCGGTCGGTTCGAGGTTGTCGCTGATGGTCTGCCACGCCTCGGTGGCCGCCTGCGACGCCTCGGTCTCCTCCTCGCGGCCCCAGTTGGTGTACGTCAGGACACCGGTCTCGCCCGTGTAGGTGTCCTCGGGGTTGATGAGCTGGAGGAAGTTGTCCGGCTCCGGCCAGTCGGCGATCCACCCGAGGGTGTACGCCTGCAGGCTCCCCTGTTCACCCTGGTCGAGCAGCGTCGCGAACTCGGCGGACTCGATGTCCATGTCGATGTACGCCTCGCGGAGCTGCCCCTGGAGGATCTGGGCGATCTGGCTCCACGTGTCGGAGACGTAGTGCGTGAAGGTGAACGAGAAGCGGTCGTCCTCACTGTAGCCCGCCTCCTCCATGACCTCCTTTGCGCTCGCGATGTCGGACTCCTGCCCGTAGGGGTAGGCGTCCTCGACGTGGCTGTTGTACGCCTCGCCCTCGCCGGGGTAGACGAGCGGCGGCGTGAGGTGGTAGCCGGGCGAGACGCGGCCCTTGTACACCTCGTTCGCCAGCTGGTTCTGGTTGGTCGCGTAGGCGACGGCCTGACGGACCGGCTTGGGGACCTCCCGGGTGTTGAACCCGAAGTAGTACGTCGACACCTCGGGGACCTTCAGGTAGTCGACGACCTCGCCGTTGCTGACGCTGTCGTACTGACCGCTGGTCCGACCCTGTTCGTCGTCCTCGGCGTTGGTGATGTTCGACTGCTGGAACTCCGCGGTGGGGACACCGAACGTGTCGACGTTCTTCTCCATCGCGTAGTTGTACGCCGCCTGCGTGTCCTCGATGACCTGCCACTGGACGCCCTCGACGTAGGCCGTCTCGCCGTGGTAGTCGTCGAAGCGGGTGGCCGCGGCGGAGGTGCCCTTCTCCCAGCTGTCGAAGACGAACGGCCCCGCACCGATGGGTTCGCTCTCCGAGAAGGTCTGGTAGTCGTCGCTCGGGTCGTCCGGGGCGCCCTCGTCGTCGAGGCTTCCGACGATGCCGTCGGGAACGACCGCGAACGAGGAGTACGCGAGCATCTGGAGCGACGCGTGGAACGCGCGGTCGAGGGTGATGACGAGCGTCTGGTCGTCCTCGGCCTCGACGCCGAGCGAACCGTCGGAGTAGGTGTCCTCGTCGTCGGTTTCGTGGGTGACGCCGAGCGAGTCGAGGATGAAGTACGTCCGGACCGAGTGCGGGGAGCCCGCGAGGCGGTTGAACGAGTAGACGAAGTCCTGGGCGGTGACGCTATCGCCGTTGTGGAACGTCGCCTCCTTGAGGGTGAACGTGTACTCGGTGAAGTCGTCGTTCGTCTCGTAGCCCTCGGCGAGTCCCTCCGTGACCTCCGTCTCGCCGTTCGGGTAGTTCATCAGGCCGTCGAAGACCTGCTGGACGACCTGCCCGGAGGCCGTGTCGTCGGCCGCGACGGGGTCGAACGTGGAGATGGTGGAGTTGATCTTCCGGTAGGTACCACCCTCCTGGGGCTCCATGTCGCTGTCGTCGTCGCCGGAACCGTTCCCGTTCCCGTCGCTGTCGTTGCCGCTCGGTTCCCCGGTACACCCTGCGAGCGCCGCGGCCGCCGCCGCACCACCGGTCGCCTGCAGGAATCGCCTCCTCGAAAGTCCGTTACTGTCTGTCATTCCAAAACCTCGTATTTGTTAATGGTTTATAAGCTTGGCGTTGTCGCGCGGTTCAGCCGTTGAATCGGCCCGCCAGTTTCTTTCAGTTGTTCTCCCGGTTCCGTGTGACATGCGTCCACACAAGGAGGACATATCGGTCGTTCCCGCATATATACTCCGTATTGTGAAATGCGCGTTTTACCAACCCGTGTCGGTTCGGCGAATCGGCCGTAATACGCTGTCTAGCGCTCTCTCCCGGCCTATACCCGCGCTTCGACTCGTGACAACACGACGTTCGTTCCGACACGTTTATTATGGGATGTTAGCTATTGCCAGTCATGGAGCCCAACACGGCGACCACGTCCGGGTCGGACGCCGAGTACGAGGTGATGGCGGCTGTGGACGACGGAACGCTCGTCATCGCCGACGTCAGCCGCGACGACGCGTGGGTCGCCCTTCCGCTCTCGCAGGCCCTCTCACTCGACGACTATCAGTGACTCCCTCTCAGAGGGAAGACTGATAACAGACTGGTGTTTTTACGCTCCCAATGGCCCTCTCCGGTTCGTGGAAGCGTGACTTCGCCAGCGGCGTCATCGTGCTCGCGCCACTGTTGGTCACCCTCTACATCCTCCGGTGGCTGTTCGTCAGGGTCGCGGCGCTGGGTCTCATCGAAATCGACCCCACGCTGCTCCCGGCGGGCACCAGGGGGGCCGTCCCCTTCATCGAGGTCGCCCTCCTGCTCACCGTCTTCGTCCTGCTCACCTTCTCCATCGGGTACATGATGCGGACGACGTTCGGCGACGTCGTCGAGGGAGGCATCGACGCCACGATGAACCAGTTGCCCGGGCTCCGGGTCGTCTACAACGCCTCGAAGATGGCCGTCGAGACGGCCGTCTCCGGCCCCGAAGACCTCCAGAGCCCGGTCAAACTGGAGACGTGGAACGGCCTCCGGATGACCGCCTTCAAGACGGGCAAGGTCGCCGACGACGGGCGCGAACTCCTCTTCATCCCCACCTCGCCGAACATCACCACCGGGTTCGTCGTCGAGTGCGAACCGGGGGAGTACGAGGAGACCGGCGAGACGGTCGAGGACGCCCTCACGCGCGTCCTCTCCGCCGGCTTCGGCGACAACAAGCACGACGGCATCCCCATCGTGGTCAACGAGGAAGAGGCCGAACGCCGGACGCTGAACTGAGGCTCAGACGCCGGCGGAGGCGACCGCCCGGAGCGCGAACACGAGGTTCTCCTTTCGCTCCATCACCCGCCGCGAGAAGTACGAGAGCCACCGGTCACCGTAGGGGACGTACTGGTACACCTCGTAGTCGCGCGCCAGTTCGACCTGCGCGTCCTCCCGCACCCCCATCAACATCTGTATCTCGAAGTCCGTCCCGTACGCGCCGTGGAGGTCGATAGCACGCTCGATCATCCGCGGGTCGTGACTCCCCACCGCGACGGTGCCCCCATCCTCCCGGAAGAGGTACTCCAGATGTTCCTCGTAGGCCTCGTTGACCGCCTGCCGTCCCTTCAGCGAGATGTCGGCCGGTTCGTCGTAGGCACCCTTGACGAGGCGGACCTTCCCCGGCAGGTCGACGAGGCGTTCCAGGTCGTCGCGGGTGCGCTTCAGGTTCGCCTGTACACACACCCCCATCCGCGGATACTCGGAGACGAGGCGCTCGAAGGCGTCGAGCGTCGCGTCGGTCGTCGTGTGGTCCTCCATGTCCACCCAGACGAACACCCCCTCGTCGCGGGCCGTCGCGACGATGTCCCCGAGGTTCGCCTCGAACGTCTCGGCGTCGACGCCGAGTCCGACCTGTGAGGGCTTCACCGAGATACACCCGTCGACGTCGGCCTGCGCGATGTCGGCGACCAGCCGGCGGTAGGCGGCCGCGTCCTCGGCGGCCGGCTCGGGGTCGTGGTAGTGCTCGCCGAGCAGGTTGACGATGCTCTTGACGCCGTCGGCCCGCAACTGCCGGGCGTGTTCGAGCACCTCCGCGGGGGTCTCGCCGGCGACGAACCGGCGCGCGATGGGGGGGATCATCGGTGGTAAATTTCGCCGGCGCTCACTTGAGAACTCCCTTTCACGAACGCCGGTCGTTCCACCCTGCTTTATACTCTCGCTCGGCGGAGTGTGGGCCATGTTAGAGGCCGTGGCCCGCGCCGTCTGGGCGATGCTCCCCGCGTACGTTCCGAACAACGCCGCCGTCCTCTTCGGCGGCGGCCGCCCCATCGACGGTGGCCGGGAGTGGGGGGGCCGTCGGCTCCTCGGCGACGGCAAGACCTGGCGCGGCACCCTCGCCGGCACCCTCGTCGGGACGGCCCTCTCGGTCCTCCTGAACCGCCTCGCGCCCGCCGCCGAGGCGCGGACCGACTGGTCGCTCCCCCGGTTCTCGCTCCGGTCGGGCGTCGCCCTCGCGTTCGGCGCGATGGCCGGCGACATCGCGGGCTCGTTCTTCAAGCGCCGGACCGGCCTCGCGCGCGGCGAGATGGCCCTCGGCCTCGACCAGCTCGACTTCGTGGCGGGCGCGCTCGCGCTCGCCCGCGCCTGCTCGCCGCGCTGGTTCGCCCGGACGTTCACCCGCCCCACCGTGGCCGTCGTCCTCCTGCTCACGCCGCTGCTCCACGTCCTCACCAACGCCATCGCCTACGGACTGGGGCTGAAGGACGAGCCCTACTAGCCCCCACGTTTTGCCGCGCGGGCGGCCGCCCGCTGGCAAAACCTGGACTAAAACCGCCCCTCACCTCCTTCGGAGGTTCGGGGCGTCCGCTCGCTCGGTCGCTACGCTCACTCGCTCGCGGCACGGTACAGGGGGAGACCGCCCTTCCTGCGTTCCCTGTCACGTACCGTGCCCTCCCGAGCCCTCCCGTGGTGTGTTTCCCGTGCACGCCGGTGTTCGGTTGCACGTGAATCGCTCTCACGTGGGGTGGTCTCCAGTCGAAGAGGTACCCTTCAGTCGAGGCGGTCGAGGACGGCCTCGGCGTCGTAGGCCAGCGAGAGTTCCCGCGAGCGGCCGCGTCCCTCGACGCTGGTGTAGCGGGCCTCGATGATGCCGAGCTGGTCGAGCTTGTTGATGAGTTCGGAGTAGCGCGTGTAGCCGAGACCGGTCGCCGCCTCGAACGCCTCGTAGACGTCGCCGGCGCGGGCCCCCTCGTGCTCGGCGACGACCCGGACCAGGTCGACCTCCGACTCCGCGAGCCCCTGGAGGTGCCGCGAGAGGTGGACGTACTTCGACTTGCTGTAGGCCGTCTCGACGTCCTCCGCCTCGACGGTCGGGCTGGCGCGCATCTCGGCGGTGAGGCCCGCGCGGCGCAACAGGTCGATGCCCACCCGGAGGTCGCCACCGGTGCTCGCGGTGAGTTCGGCCACCCGGTCGAGCACGTCGGGGCCGGTCACGCCCGTGCGGAACCCACGCTCGACCCGTTCGTTGAGGATCGTGGCTATCTCGGCCTCGTCGTAGCGGGGGAAGAACACCTCCTCGGGGCGGAAGACGCTCTGGACGCGCTCGTCCAGTTCCTCGACGATGTCGAGGTCGAGGTCCGAGGAGACGATGATGACGCCGATCTTCGCGCCGGAGTGCGCCTCGTGCGCCCGGAGCAGCGAGTAGAGCGTGTCGCTCGCCTCCCCTTCGTAGAAGAGGTAGTTCACGTCGTCGAGCGCGACGACGAGCACCTCGTCCTCCTCGACCAGTCTGTCGGTAATCTGGCCGAAGAGCTTCTTGAACGAGATGCCGCTCGTGGGCGGTTCGTACTCGAACATCTCCTCGAAGAGCCGCGAGAACACCGCGTAGCGCGTCGAGTCGACCTGGCAGTTCACGCGCGCGACGTTCACGTCGGAGACGGCCTCCAGTTCGCCGAAGAGCTTCTGGACGGCCGTCGTCTTGCCCGTCCCCGGCGGCCCGCGCGCCATCACGTTCAGCGGGCGCGACCCGCGGACGGCCGGCCGGAGGGCGTACTTCAGGCTCCGCATCTGCTCCTCGCGGTGGCGGAACGTCTCGGGGAGGTAGTCTATCTCGAAGACGTGCTCGTCGCGGAAGACCGACTCGTCCCACGACAACATCTCATCGTCCGCCATTCACTTTCACCAGACTCCCCGGAGTACTTAATCCTTCGTCCGGTCTCGCACGGCGGGAGAACGCGCGGCCGCTCACTCCGCGAACTTCCCGAGCAACCGGTCGTAGAAGGCGTCGTCCTCGGCGGTCGCCAGTTTCTCGACGATGAGTTCCGGCGTCGAGCGCGCGAGTCGACCCTTCACGGGCGAGCGGTTCACCTGCAACTCCCCGTCGACCAGTCCAACGGCCTCGATGCCGTCGACCTGCACGTCGAAGCCCGTCGCCTCGCGTATCTCGCCGGCGAGGTGCGAGACGAAGACGGCCGTCGCGCCCTGCTCGTCGAGCGATTCGAGGATGCCGGCGATTATCTTCGCGCTCGCGCCGGGTTCGGTGATGCTCTCCAGTTCGTCGACCAGCACCAGTCTGTTGCCCTCGTCGGTGACGAGGCCGCCGAACTCCCGGAGCGTGGACTCGAACGCGCCGGCGTCGAGGGTGCCCTGGCTCTTGGCCTGGTAGTGCAGCGCGTCGAACCGCTCCAGACGGACGCGCTCTGCGGGCACGGGCAGGCCCATCTGCGCCAGGACGACCGTGAGGCCGACGAGGTCGATGGTCGACGTCTTCCCTCCGCTGTTGACCCCCGAGAGGAGCGCGACCCCCTCGACCCGGTAGTCGACGGGGTCGACCTCGGCGAACTCGACGTCGAGCAGGGGCGAGCGTCCGCCCTCGAGGTCGACGCCCCGCCCCTCGAACGTCGGGAGGACGCACTCGAAGTCGCGGGCGAACCGCGCGACGGCGAGTTCCACGTCGAGTTCCAGCGCCGCGCTGACGAGCGCCTCGACCGGGTCGCGCAGCGCGTTCAGGTCCGACGCGAGGTCCGCCTTCAGCCGGGCGGCGCGGCGGTCCCGCGCGGCGTCGAGTTCCGACTGGAGCCGGGAGACGGCCGCCTCGTCGCGCTCGACGGGGAAGTGGGGGTCGTCGCGGAACACTCCCTCCGCGAGGTCGGCGTGGTCGTCCAACCGGAGGGCGTCGACGACGTGCTCGCGGGCGGCCGCGACTGCCTCGTCGAACTCGTCGGCGAGTTCGCGGTCGAGCAGCGTGTCGACGCGCGCGCCCTGCTCGACCAGCGAGAGGAGGTCCGCCCCCTCGATGGTCACGTCCCGTGCCTGGATGACCTCGCGGAGGCGGTCGTTGGCGACGCTCTCGCCCGTCGAGACGGCGGCGTCGACGTCGGCGGCGGCGTCCTGTAGGCGCCCGAGTTCCGCGTCGCCCTTCACCGTCCCGTCCGCGTCGAGGCGGTCGAGGCCGTCGCGGAGGGCGTCGAGGTCGCAGGGTGCGTCGAGGTCCGCCGCCTCGTGGGCGTCGGCGGCGGCGAGCAGGCGCGCGCGGTTCTCCGCGAAGAACGCGAGCAGACGCTCGGGGAGCACCTCGTCGACGCGCGCCTCGGGGTCGGGGACGACGCGCACGTCGCCGGGGAGGTCGAGGCCGGCGAACGACTCGTCGAGCGCGACGACGGTGGCGTACCCCCGCGCGAGTTCCGCGAGGTCCTGCGTGTCCTCGACGAGTTCGACGCTCAGTTCGGGGAACGCGCGCTCGGCGCGGGCGTAGGTCTCCGCCTCGCTCGTGGCCAGACAGCGTTCGCGCACCCGGAGGCCGCCCGGGTCGGCGAGCGGCGCGACGCCCGAGAGCGCCTCCACGACCGTGGGGTCGGCGTCGCGCGCCATCGCCTCGGTGACGAACGCGCGCACCTCCTCGATGCGGTCGGCCGACGCGCTCGGGTAGAACGTCTCGACGCGGCGCTTCGCGTAGTCGGTGACGGCGCGCTCCTGCAGCAGTGCGAGCGCGTCGTCGTACAGTTCGCGCGCCCGGTCGGTGCGCAGGAAGCGACTCGTGTCGCCGTGGCGTTCGCGGATGGCACCCCGGGCGATGCGGGCGGCCTGCCCCTCGGTGATGCCCGGCGCGCGGGCGAGCGCCGCCACGTCGCCGTCCGTGAGGGCGCGCTCGGCGTCGTCGAGGGCGGCCAGTCGCTCGGCCGTCTTCGCGCCGACGCCCGGGATGGCCTCCAGGTCCATACCCGGCCCGTTGCGGTGACGTGGCAAAACTGCAACGTTCCCGACACGGTTCGACGACGCCCCACCGCGGCGCACACAACGCGCTTTTCTCTCCCCCCGCCGAACGCCGGGCATGAACGTCGCGGACAAACGTGCTGCCGCGCTGGACGCGCTCTCCGAGCGCGACGGCGTCCTCGTCGCCTTCTCCGGCGGCGTCGACTCGAGCCTCGTCGCCGCCCTCGCCCACGAGGCGCTCGGCGACCGGGCGGTCGCCTGCACCGCCCGGAGCGAGACGCTCCCCGCCGAGGAACTGGACGACGCCCGCCGCGTCGCAGACGAAATCGGCATCCGCCACGTCGAAGTCGAGTTCTCCGAACTGGACAACCCGGACTTCGTCGAGAACGACGGCGACCGCTGCTACCACTGCCGGACGATGCGCCTCGGGAAGATGTTCGAGCAGGCCCGCGACCTCGGCATCGAGACGGTCTGTGACGGGACGAACGCGAGCGACCCCGGCGAGGGTCACCGCCCCGGCCTGCGCGCCGTCGAGGAACTGGAGGTGTTCTCGCCCCTGCTCGCCCACGGTATCGCCAAGTCCGAGGTGCGCGAACTGGCCGGCGACTACGACCTCTCGGTGGCCGACAAGCCCTCGATGGCGTGTCTCTCCTCGCGCATTCCGACCGGTATCGAGGTGACCGAGGAACGCCTCTCGCGCGTCGAGCGCGCGGAGGGCCTCCTGCGGGCGTGGGGGTTCACGCAGTTCCGCGTGCGCGACCACGACGGCCTCGCGCGCATCGAGGTGGGACACGACGAACTCGACCGGGCGCTCGACGCCGACTTCGTCCGGGCGGCTCGCACCCACCTCCGCGAGGCCGGCTTCGACCACGTCACCCTCGACCTCGAGGGCTACCGGACGGGGAGCGTCAGCCCCGCCGAGGGGGGCGTCTCCGTCTTCGACGCCGAGTACCCCACCTCCGACTGACGGCTCAGGCGTGGCCGTCCCGTCGGCCCCCCACCGACGGCTCCTCGTCGGTCCACGGCGTCGCGTTCTCGTACTGCAACCTGGCCTCCTCGTCGACCCGTATCTCGTTCAGACAGCAGTTGTCGAGGTGGTGCGTGAGCACCGACTCGGGGAGGTCCATCCCCTTCAGGTGGCCGAGGACCATCTGGATGGGGCCGCCGTGGGTGACGACGAGCGTCGTCCCCGCTCCCCCCGCGACCGCGTCCCAGCCGTCGAGCACCCGCTCGCGCATCCCGGCGAGGCTCTCGCCGCCCTCCGGCGTCTCGTCGTGGGCGTACGCCGCCTCCTCGCCGAGCGCGAAGTTCGGGAAGCGCTCGCGCATGGTGTCGTAGTCGAGCCCCTGGTAGACGCCGACGCCGCGC
This genomic window contains:
- a CDS encoding ABC transporter permease; protein product: MSQTQYTQELPLRKRIQENPRPALVWGGVFALLLLVEFGALIGMALATLEFFVQVVGGILNGIVDLTGLIASAESAIDSARTAAGQIPTLLSRDVVPNQGHRTAAGGWEGTFLGLSPGVSWSIRFVLVYAYLFFFVYWLWKGYDVFVRHYRYADWTPRDDVVERLRDHRWGQFGFVVVLLFIGLAMFAPTLAPITYQDDTIRPYGASFEYYDEGSGEVLETNHGTANLASASSGGSNPENTVSIGEYDDYGRFHPLGTLPTPGGDLFTSLAYGARVSLFVGLLAIGISGFIAVFLGLLTAYYKGLADLTAVVVSDSIQAIPAILLLILMSVVFSDHWIADFYNGGLLIALVFGFLYWPGIWRAIRGPAMQVSEQEWVDAARSYGQRSTVTMRKHMLPYVVGYLLVYASMTIGGIIITTSALSYLGIGINPPTPEWGQIVANGRSYVTTASWHIALIPGVLIVLVVTAFNALGDGIRDAIDPQSDTGGEAASEAAATGGGG
- a CDS encoding ABC transporter permease, translated to MSRWSYFLRRLVLAIPILLFSMSLAFLILRVGPTDPVSAVVGTNNDPAYRLAVAKSIGIVDAQGNQIPLWEQYIDFMIGLLTFELGQSWVISRGTSVTDLIASRAPRTIWLGFWSVLIALFIGIPLGFYAGLNPNTFSDYSASFGGIVWRAMPNFWLGIILAEILINSGSLTNGAFAWNDFVVSTDVITAPPLGNLSPVAFDGIVPTYDAEGWNALLVAIKQIMPAALVLGSASMGNEMRIGRTAVLETINSNYVETARAKGLSERVIVWKHVFRNALIPLVPVITAEAFLLIGGSVVVESVFGINGLGKLFFDATIQGDLPVAGSLLFVFVLITLSVNIIQDFLYTVIDPRIGYE
- a CDS encoding ABC transporter substrate-binding protein, whose protein sequence is MTDSNGLSRRRFLQATGGAAAAAALAGCTGEPSGNDSDGNGNGSGDDDSDMEPQEGGTYRKINSTISTFDPVAADDTASGQVVQQVFDGLMNYPNGETEVTEGLAEGYETNDDFTEYTFTLKEATFHNGDSVTAQDFVYSFNRLAGSPHSVRTYFILDSLGVTHETDDEDTYSDGSLGVEAEDDQTLVITLDRAFHASLQMLAYSSFAVVPDGIVGSLDDEGAPDDPSDDYQTFSESEPIGAGPFVFDSWEKGTSAAATRFDDYHGETAYVEGVQWQVIEDTQAAYNYAMEKNVDTFGVPTAEFQQSNITNAEDDEQGRTSGQYDSVSNGEVVDYLKVPEVSTYYFGFNTREVPKPVRQAVAYATNQNQLANEVYKGRVSPGYHLTPPLVYPGEGEAYNSHVEDAYPYGQESDIASAKEVMEEAGYSEDDRFSFTFTHYVSDTWSQIAQILQGQLREAYIDMDIESAEFATLLDQGEQGSLQAYTLGWIADWPEPDNFLQLINPEDTYTGETGVLTYTNWGREEETEASQAATEAWQTISDNLEPTDEAEEARNEAYIQMEEANWEDVVLVNVFHGATERFSYDYFHAPKFGAMGPSRQKYNTFWLEQDVEDRPDEAADPNETTGNESGE
- a CDS encoding DUF7556 family protein, with protein sequence MEPNTATTSGSDAEYEVMAAVDDGTLVIADVSRDDAWVALPLSQALSLDDYQ
- a CDS encoding DUF502 domain-containing protein, which encodes MALSGSWKRDFASGVIVLAPLLVTLYILRWLFVRVAALGLIEIDPTLLPAGTRGAVPFIEVALLLTVFVLLTFSIGYMMRTTFGDVVEGGIDATMNQLPGLRVVYNASKMAVETAVSGPEDLQSPVKLETWNGLRMTAFKTGKVADDGRELLFIPTSPNITTGFVVECEPGEYEETGETVEDALTRVLSAGFGDNKHDGIPIVVNEEEAERRTLN
- a CDS encoding proline dehydrogenase family protein, whose translation is MIPPIARRFVAGETPAEVLEHARQLRADGVKSIVNLLGEHYHDPEPAAEDAAAYRRLVADIAQADVDGCISVKPSQVGLGVDAETFEANLGDIVATARDEGVFVWVDMEDHTTTDATLDAFERLVSEYPRMGVCVQANLKRTRDDLERLVDLPGKVRLVKGAYDEPADISLKGRQAVNEAYEEHLEYLFREDGGTVAVGSHDPRMIERAIDLHGAYGTDFEIQMLMGVREDAQVELARDYEVYQYVPYGDRWLSYFSRRVMERKENLVFALRAVASAGV
- a CDS encoding CDP-2,3-bis-(O-geranylgeranyl)-sn-glycerol synthase, whose protein sequence is MLEAVARAVWAMLPAYVPNNAAVLFGGGRPIDGGREWGGRRLLGDGKTWRGTLAGTLVGTALSVLLNRLAPAAEARTDWSLPRFSLRSGVALAFGAMAGDIAGSFFKRRTGLARGEMALGLDQLDFVAGALALARACSPRWFARTFTRPTVAVVLLLTPLLHVLTNAIAYGLGLKDEPY
- a CDS encoding ORC1-type DNA replication protein, translating into MADDEMLSWDESVFRDEHVFEIDYLPETFRHREEQMRSLKYALRPAVRGSRPLNVMARGPPGTGKTTAVQKLFGELEAVSDVNVARVNCQVDSTRYAVFSRLFEEMFEYEPPTSGISFKKLFGQITDRLVEEDEVLVVALDDVNYLFYEGEASDTLYSLLRAHEAHSGAKIGVIIVSSDLDLDIVEELDERVQSVFRPEEVFFPRYDEAEIATILNERVERGFRTGVTGPDVLDRVAELTASTGGDLRVGIDLLRRAGLTAEMRASPTVEAEDVETAYSKSKYVHLSRHLQGLAESEVDLVRVVAEHEGARAGDVYEAFEAATGLGYTRYSELINKLDQLGIIEARYTSVEGRGRSRELSLAYDAEAVLDRLD